The proteins below are encoded in one region of Scylla paramamosain isolate STU-SP2022 chromosome 8, ASM3559412v1, whole genome shotgun sequence:
- the LOC135102538 gene encoding protein krueppel-like, which yields MPLHQETVKGTAGEGMMILVVVRGLEAASRCPCCSYTTTSRSLMEIHIATHTREKPFACPHCPFRAFHNANLKTHLRIHTGEKPYTCPYCPYSAAQKEKLKAHIRTHTGEKPFACEHCPYRSTRKDHLKSHVRLRHMRRTPPQPPLAI from the exons ATGCCATTG CATCAAGAGACAGTGAAGGGCACTGCGGGTGAGGGCATGATGATCTTAGTGGTC GTGAGAGGCCTCGAGGCTGCCTCTCGGTGCCCCTGCTGCAGCTACACCACCACGTCCCGCAGTCTCATGGAAATCCACATCGCCACACACACGCGGGAGAAGCCCTTCGCGTGTCCTCACTGCCCCTTCAGAGCCTTCCATAACGCTAACCTGAAGACGCACCTACGCATCCACACGGGCGAGAAGCCATACACGTGTCCTTACTGCCCGTATTCCGCCGCGCAGAAGGAGAAACTCAAGGCCCACATCAGAACCCACACCGGGGAGAAGCCCTTTGCGTGTGAGCACTGCCCCTACCGTTCCACCCGTAAGGACCACCTCAAGTCCCACGTGAGGCTGAGACACATGCGTCGCACGCCTCCACAGCCTCCCCTAGCCATCTGA